Below is a window of Thermodesulfobacteriota bacterium DNA.
ATGGTGGCTGGTTGCCCTGGGCTGGACAGCGGTCTGGGTGGCTGCCGGCAGCGTGCCAGCTGCCGGGGCGCCAGCGGCCTGGACCGGCACACCGGGTCCGGCGTGGGCCGGCTACGATGCCCTTCTTGCCAAGCAGCGCTACGAGGAGGCGTACCGGCTGGCCAGCGCCCGCCTGGAGGCCGCCCGGCAGGAAGGGGACAGCGAAGACTGGACCCGGGCCCTGGTGCGTGCCGTCTTCCTACGCACCGCCCTCCACGGCTACGAGACCGCGGTCCGCTTCCTGCAAGAGGAGCCCTGGCCGGACGAGCCCCGGGCCCGGACCGTGCTGGGGCTGGTCTACGGTCAGACCCTGGTGCGCTACGGCCAGGCCTATTCCTGGGAGATCCGGCAGCGGAGTCAGGTGGTGCACACGGGGGCTTTGGATCTGTCGTTGTGGACCGCCGAGGAGATCCATGCCGAGGCGGTGGCCAGCTGCCTGCGGGTCTGGGAGCAGCGCCAGGCCCTGGGCGCCTGGCCTGCGGCGGTGCTGGCCGAGTATCTGGAGCCCAACACCTATCCGGCCGGCATCCGGCCAAGCCTGCGGGATGCCGTTTCCCATCTTCTGGCAGCGCTGCTGGCGGACAGCAACGGCTGGAGCCCCCGGCAGGCCAATGAGGCCTTTGCCCTGGACCTGGCCGCCCTCCTGGGCCCGCTGCCGGCAGCCGCCGTCCAGGACCCGGCCGCTCATCCCCTGACGCGGATTGCTGCGGCGCTGGCCGATCTCGAGGCATGGCACCAGGGGAGGGGAGAGGAGGAGGCGGCCCTGGAGGCCTGTCTGGAGCGCCTGCGCCTTCTGCTGCCGCATTTCGTCCAGCCTGAGGATCGGCGCCAGCTGCAAGCGACCCTTGCCGGCCGCCTGGAGCGCTGCCGGCACCTGCCCTGGTGGGCAGCCGGCATGGCGCGGCTGGCGGAGATGCTCCGGGACAGCACGGAGCCGGACCGCCTGGCGCAGGCCCGCGCCAAGGCCCAGGCGGGTGCGGCAGCCTATCCGGACACGGTGGGCGGCCGCTGGTGCCAGGCCATCGTCCAGGACATCGAGGCGCCGGCCTTCGAGCTGGCCGCCATGGCCACCGACGCCGCCAACCGCCGCTCTTTGGGCATCCGGGCCAAGAACCTGACCACGGTCCATTTCCGGGCCTATCGGGACGATCTTGTCCGCCGGGTCGAGACGGCCAGGGGCGGGAGTCTTCTGCCGGACCCGGAGGAGATCGCTGCCCTCGTTGCACGGGATCCGGACCAGGCCTGGAGCGTCGAGCTGCCGGCCGCCACGGACTTCGACTTCCATCAGCACCACCTGATTCCGCCCCTGCGCGAGCCGGGCTTCTACCTGATTCTGGCCTCGGCGCCGGGGGATTTCGCTGATCCGTCCAGCGGGGTGCAGGTGGCGTTGATGGGCATCAGCGATCTGGTGCTCCTGACCCGCCAAGCCGGCCAGTCCCTGGAGGTGGCCGCTGTCTCGGGCGCCTCCGGTCAGCCCAAGGCCGGCGCCGAGATCCGCCTCTACCGCTTCAACTGGCGCCAGGGCCATCGGCTGGCGCACCAGATCCGGACCGATGCCCAGGGCCTGGCCACGCTTACGGCCGGGGCCGATCACGGCAGCTATCTGCTCCTGGCCCGGCACGGATCGGACATGGCCTTCGCTCCCGACCGGCTCGGCTTCTCCCCGCAGCCGGCCGCCGCTGACCGGCAGGCCGCCCTGATCTACACCGATCGGGCGGTGTATCGACCCGGGCAAAGGATTTGGTGGAAGGTGGCGGCCTTTGGTGGCCGGCCCGATCAGGGCCGCCTGCAAGGGTTGGCCGGTGCCACCCTCACCGTTCGCCTGCGGGACGCCAACAGTCAGGTGCTGGCGACCACGACAGTGGTGGCCAACAGCTTCGGCACCGCAGCCGGCGAGCTGGCCATTCCGGCCGGCCGGCTCCTCGGCCGCTGGCAGCTCGAGGCGCTGCTGGCGGGCCGCCGAGTCGGCTCCACGGTGCTGCGGGTGGAGGAGTACAAGCGTCCGACCTTCGAGGCCCGCCTGCTGGATCCAGCCATGCCCCTGCGCCTCAATGCGCCGGCCACCCTGGCCGGCGAGGCCCGCTACCTCTTCGGCCAGCCCGTCACCGGCGGCGAGGTCCGCTGGCGGGTCAGCCGGCAGCCCCTCTACCCCCCCTGGTGGGAGCGCTGGGGCCTGGAGATGCCGGTGCAGCGGCCGGCGGCGATCGTCGCTGCGGGCACGAGCCGTCTGGATGGGGGGCGTTTCCAGCTGGTCTTCCGGCCCCAGGCCGACGAGCGGCTGGCCGCGGGGCCAGGCCGGGCCGTCACCTACCGTTACCGCGTCGAGGCCGAGATCACGGACGAGGGCGGTGAGACCCGGACGGCCGAGCGGACCTTCCGCCTGGGCTTCGTGGCGGTGGAGGGGGGCATTGACCTGGAGCGCGGCTTCCTCCAGGCCGGCGAGGCGGCCCAGGCCCGGGTCCGGCGCACGGATCTCGATGGCCAGCCCGCTCCGGGTGAGGGACGCTGGCACCTGTCACGGCTGCCGGGGCCTGCCCAGGCCCTGCTGCCCGCTGACCAGCCGTTGCCGGATCCGGCCGATGCTCGCCGGCTTCTTTTGCCCGGCGACCGGCTGCGACCCCGCTGGCAGCCCGGCTACGATCCCGCGGCCGTGCTGGCCGGCTGGCCGGAGGGGGAGGTGATCGCGTCCGGTGACCTCGCCCATGGGGCCGATGGCCAGGCCACCGTGGCCCTGCCGGCCCTGGCTGCCGGCACCTACCGCCTCCGCTACGAGACCGAGGACGCTTATGGCGGTCGCTTCCAGACCGCCCAGGAGCTGGTGGTGGCCGGGGGCGACAGCGCGCCGGCCCTGCCGGTCTTTCTCAAGGCCGAGCGGTCCTCCTGCACCGTGGGAGAGACCTGCCGTCTCCTGGTCCTCTCGGGCCTGCCTGACCAGCCACTGGTCCTGGAGCGGCTCCGGGGCGGGGAGCGCGTCGAGCGGCGGCAGCTCACCCCCGGCCGGCAGCCGGTGCTGGTGGAGCTTGCCGTCACCGGAGAGGACCGGGGCGGCTTTGCCGTTACCCTGGCCGGGGTGCGGGACCACCAGGCCCTGACGCTGGGGGAATCCATCGCCGTGCCATGGCGGGACCGGGAGCTGGCGGTCTCCTTTGCCTCCTTCCGGGATCGCCTGCAGCCCGGCGGCCAGGAGACCTGGAGTGTCCAGGTCCGGACAGCCGGCGGCGAGGCGGCGGTGGCCGGGGCCGAGGTCCTGGCCTTCATGTACGACCGGGCCCTGGACCTCTTCGCTCCCCTTGAGCCGCCCTCGGTGCTCGGCCTCTATCCCCGCCGGACCGGCTTCCGCCTGCCCTGGACCAGTCTGGGACCGGCGGCCACCGACACCTTCCGCAGCCCGGCCAGACAAGACCTCGCCCCCCCCGTCCTGGCCGGCGACCGGCTCCGCTTCCTGGACGGCTACGGCATTGGCGGTCCGGGCTTGCGCCGGCGGATGATGGCAGCCGACTCGGCCGCCATGGTCGCGGCGGCACCCGCCCCGGCCGCGCCGGCTGTGGAGCCGGCAGAGGCCGCCGCGGCGATGGCCGTCGCGGCCGAGCCGGCGGCAACCGCGGCGGCAATCCCCCTGCGCAGCGACTTTGCCGAGACCGCCTTCTGGCAGCCCCAGTTGAAGACCAATGCCGACGGCACAGTGGCCCTGACCTTCACGGTGCCGGATTCGGTGACCTCCTGGCAAGCCTTTGCCCTGGCCATGACCCGGGATCTCCAAGGGGGAGCCGCCAGCCTGCAGGTGGCCTCGGTCAAGGATCTCATGGTGCGGCCCTACCTGCCCCGCTTCTTCCGGGAAGGGGACCGGGTGTGGCTGCCCGTCCTGGTCAACAACGCCTCAACAAAGGAGCTGGCCGGCCAGGTCCGGATCGCCATCCAGGACCAGGCCACCGGCGCCGACCGGACGGCGAGCTTCGGCCTCGGGACAGAGGAGGCGGCTCAGGCCTTCCAGGCGCCGGCCGGGGGGGCCGGCCGGGTCGAGTTTCCGGTTCAGGTGCCCTCCGGCGTCGGGGATGTGGTGGTGACGGTAACCGCCACGGCCGGCAGTTTTTCGGATGGCGAGCTGCGGCCGGTGCCGCTCCTGCCCGGCCGGATGCACCTCGCCCAGAGCCGGTTCGCGGTGCTGAAGGATGCCACCAGCCGGGAGCTGTCCTTCCCGGATCTGGCCGTAAACGACGACCCCACCCGCATCCAGGAGGCCCTGATCGTGACCCTGGATGCCCAGCTCTACCTGTCCCTGCTCTCGGCCCTGCCGTATCTTGTGGACTATCCGTACCAGTGCACCGAGCAGACCCTGAACCGCTATCTGGCCACGGGCCTCCTCACCTCCCTCTACCGCCAGCACCCGGCCGTGGCCGCGGCGGCCCGGGCGATGTCCGGCCGGGATACCCGGCTCGAGCCCTGGATCAGGGATGACCCCAACCGCACCATGCGCCTGGAGGAGCTGCCCTGGCTGCAGGTGGCGCAAGGGGGGGCCGAGGAGCCGGACCAGGTGCTGCGGCTGCTGGAGCCGTCCGTGGCCGAGGCGGTGCGGGCCTCCTCGTTGGCCAGGCTCCTGGAGGCCCAGACCGCCAGCGGCGGCTTCCCCTGGTTCCCGGGCGGCCCGCCATCCCCGTACATGACCCTCTATCTTCTGGCCGGCTTTGCCAAGGGCCTGGAATTCGGGGTCGAGGCCCCCCGGGAGGCGGTGGTGCGGGCCTGGGGATATCTGCGCCAGCAGGCCTTCCCGGAGCTGGTGGAGCGGGCCCTGGCCCAGGACTGCTGCTGGGAGATGGTGACCTACACCGGCTATGTTCTTGCTCGGTATCCGGATCTGTCCTGGACCGGCGGGACGTTCTCGCCGGAGGATCAGCAGCGGTTGGCGGATTTTTCCTTCCGCCACTGGCGGCAGCACGCGCCGCTCCTGAAGGGCTGCCTGGCCTTGACCTTGACCCGCCTGGGCCGGGGGGCGGACGCCAGGACCGTCTGGGCCAGCGTCCTCGATGCGGCCAAGACCAGCCCGGACCAGGGCACCTTCTGGGCCCCTGAAGAGCGGGCCTGGCTGTGGTACAACGACACCGTGGAGACCCAGGCCCAGGCCCTCGCCACCACCCTGGAGGTGACGCCGGACGATCCCAGGCTGGAGGGCCTGGCCCTGTGGCTTGTGCTCAACCGCAAGCTCAACCACTGGAAATCCACCCGGGCCACCAGCGAGGCGATCTACGCCCTGACCCGCTATCTCGAGCGGACCGGCGCTTTCGGGGTGCGGGAGGAGGCCAGGGTGCAAGTCGGCGGCCAGAGCGCCGCCTTCGTCTTCGAGCCGGAGCGGTACACCGGCCGGGCCAACCGCCTCTCGATCCCGGGAGAGAAGATCGACCCGGCCAGCATGCACCGGGTGGAGGTGGCCAAGACCACGCCAGGCTGGCTCTTGGCGTCCGCCACCTGGCATTTCTCCACCGAGGCGCTGCCGGCGGAGGCCACGGGGGATTACCTGGAGGTCTCCCGGACCTTCTTCCGCCGGACCGCCGGGAACGACGGCGTCCGGCTGGCGCCCCTGGCGGCCGGTGACCGGTTGGCGGTGGGGGACGAGGTGGAGGTGCACCTGGCCATCCGGTCCAGGCACCCCATGGAGTACGTCCATCTCCGGGACCCGCGGCCAGCCGGCTTCGAGCCGGCAAGCCTCGTCTCCCGCCATCAGTGGGATCTGGGGCTGGGCTGGTACGAGGAGGTCCGGGACAGCGGCACCAGCTTCTTTATTGAGGCCCTGCCCCAGGGGGAGTATGTCCTCAAGCACCGGCTGCGGGCCGCCCTGGCTGGCACCTTCAAGGCCGCTCCCGCTGTTCTGTCCCCCATGTACGCCCCGGAGCTGGTGGCCTATTCCGCCGGCGCCGTGCTGTCGGTAACAGCCCCGGCCTCGGCCACCGGCCCGGGGATGCCTTGAGGCCAGCCCCCCATGCTCGCCATCACCCCTAACATCCTCATTCCTGACCAGGAGCTGGAGTGGCAGTTTGTGCCAGCGGGCGGTCCGGGTGGACAGCACGCCAACCGCTCGGCCACCGCGGTGCAGCTGCGCTTCGACTATCTCGCCTCCACCGCCCTGCCGGATGCCTGCAAGGTGCGGCTTCTGGCCGCCACGGACCGGCGGGTGGGCAAAGACGGGATCATTCTCATCCGGGCCCAGGTTCACCGCAGCCAGGACCTCAACCGCCAGGATGCCCTTTCGCGCCTGACAGCCATCATCCAGGCGGCCCTGAAGGTGGTCCGGCGGCGCCGGCCCACCAGGCCTGGCCAGGCGGCCCGGCAGCGGCGGCTGGCGGACAAAGCCCGGGCCGG
It encodes the following:
- the arfB gene encoding alternative ribosome rescue aminoacyl-tRNA hydrolase ArfB, with product MLAITPNILIPDQELEWQFVPAGGPGGQHANRSATAVQLRFDYLASTALPDACKVRLLAATDRRVGKDGIILIRAQVHRSQDLNRQDALSRLTAIIQAALKVVRRRRPTRPGQAARQRRLADKARAGDKKRARRPVRPEGE
- a CDS encoding alpha-2-macroglobulin family protein; protein product: MSRGWWLVALGWTAVWVAAGSVPAAGAPAAWTGTPGPAWAGYDALLAKQRYEEAYRLASARLEAARQEGDSEDWTRALVRAVFLRTALHGYETAVRFLQEEPWPDEPRARTVLGLVYGQTLVRYGQAYSWEIRQRSQVVHTGALDLSLWTAEEIHAEAVASCLRVWEQRQALGAWPAAVLAEYLEPNTYPAGIRPSLRDAVSHLLAALLADSNGWSPRQANEAFALDLAALLGPLPAAAVQDPAAHPLTRIAAALADLEAWHQGRGEEEAALEACLERLRLLLPHFVQPEDRRQLQATLAGRLERCRHLPWWAAGMARLAEMLRDSTEPDRLAQARAKAQAGAAAYPDTVGGRWCQAIVQDIEAPAFELAAMATDAANRRSLGIRAKNLTTVHFRAYRDDLVRRVETARGGSLLPDPEEIAALVARDPDQAWSVELPAATDFDFHQHHLIPPLREPGFYLILASAPGDFADPSSGVQVALMGISDLVLLTRQAGQSLEVAAVSGASGQPKAGAEIRLYRFNWRQGHRLAHQIRTDAQGLATLTAGADHGSYLLLARHGSDMAFAPDRLGFSPQPAAADRQAALIYTDRAVYRPGQRIWWKVAAFGGRPDQGRLQGLAGATLTVRLRDANSQVLATTTVVANSFGTAAGELAIPAGRLLGRWQLEALLAGRRVGSTVLRVEEYKRPTFEARLLDPAMPLRLNAPATLAGEARYLFGQPVTGGEVRWRVSRQPLYPPWWERWGLEMPVQRPAAIVAAGTSRLDGGRFQLVFRPQADERLAAGPGRAVTYRYRVEAEITDEGGETRTAERTFRLGFVAVEGGIDLERGFLQAGEAAQARVRRTDLDGQPAPGEGRWHLSRLPGPAQALLPADQPLPDPADARRLLLPGDRLRPRWQPGYDPAAVLAGWPEGEVIASGDLAHGADGQATVALPALAAGTYRLRYETEDAYGGRFQTAQELVVAGGDSAPALPVFLKAERSSCTVGETCRLLVLSGLPDQPLVLERLRGGERVERRQLTPGRQPVLVELAVTGEDRGGFAVTLAGVRDHQALTLGESIAVPWRDRELAVSFASFRDRLQPGGQETWSVQVRTAGGEAAVAGAEVLAFMYDRALDLFAPLEPPSVLGLYPRRTGFRLPWTSLGPAATDTFRSPARQDLAPPVLAGDRLRFLDGYGIGGPGLRRRMMAADSAAMVAAAPAPAAPAVEPAEAAAAMAVAAEPAATAAAIPLRSDFAETAFWQPQLKTNADGTVALTFTVPDSVTSWQAFALAMTRDLQGGAASLQVASVKDLMVRPYLPRFFREGDRVWLPVLVNNASTKELAGQVRIAIQDQATGADRTASFGLGTEEAAQAFQAPAGGAGRVEFPVQVPSGVGDVVVTVTATAGSFSDGELRPVPLLPGRMHLAQSRFAVLKDATSRELSFPDLAVNDDPTRIQEALIVTLDAQLYLSLLSALPYLVDYPYQCTEQTLNRYLATGLLTSLYRQHPAVAAAARAMSGRDTRLEPWIRDDPNRTMRLEELPWLQVAQGGAEEPDQVLRLLEPSVAEAVRASSLARLLEAQTASGGFPWFPGGPPSPYMTLYLLAGFAKGLEFGVEAPREAVVRAWGYLRQQAFPELVERALAQDCCWEMVTYTGYVLARYPDLSWTGGTFSPEDQQRLADFSFRHWRQHAPLLKGCLALTLTRLGRGADARTVWASVLDAAKTSPDQGTFWAPEERAWLWYNDTVETQAQALATTLEVTPDDPRLEGLALWLVLNRKLNHWKSTRATSEAIYALTRYLERTGAFGVREEARVQVGGQSAAFVFEPERYTGRANRLSIPGEKIDPASMHRVEVAKTTPGWLLASATWHFSTEALPAEATGDYLEVSRTFFRRTAGNDGVRLAPLAAGDRLAVGDEVEVHLAIRSRHPMEYVHLRDPRPAGFEPASLVSRHQWDLGLGWYEEVRDSGTSFFIEALPQGEYVLKHRLRAALAGTFKAAPAVLSPMYAPELVAYSAGAVLSVTAPASATGPGMP